A single window of Drosophila suzukii chromosome 3, CBGP_Dsuzu_IsoJpt1.0, whole genome shotgun sequence DNA harbors:
- the mRpS6 gene encoding small ribosomal subunit protein bS6m, translating into MPSYELALVLRQLPRPELISVIKRTAESILDKGGIIRKLENLGTRALPHKVSEHGVVHREGTHFTIAFDTAPTRIADLKEEFGRDIDIIRRYIFKVTEPEEKPCTLHDEMLPPAYRKDVQEIIAAAQKKQKKKYNYNSGLDYYPFQK; encoded by the exons ATGCCTTCCTACGAATTAGCCCTGGTGCTGCGCCAATTGCCTCGC CCCGAACTGATTTCCGTAATTAAGAGGACAGCAGAGTCCATCCTGGATAAGGGCGGCATTATCCGGAAACTGGAGAACCTGGGAACCCGTGCCCTGCCCCACAAAGTCAGTGAGCATGGAGTGGTTCATCGCGAGGGCACCCACTTTACCATCGCCTTCGATACGGCGCCCACGAGGATTGCCGACTTGAAGGAGGAGTTCGGCCGCGACATAGACATCATTCGGCGCTACATCTTTAAGGTGACGGAGCCCGAGGAAAAGCCCTGCACGCTACACGACGAGATGCTGCCGCCCGCCTACCGCAAGGATGTCCAGGAAATCATTGCGGCCGCCCAGAAAAAGCAAAAGAAGAAGTACAACTACAACTCCGGCTTGGACTACTATCCCTTCCAGAAGTAA
- the LOC108020200 gene encoding alpha-tocopherol transfer protein-like, whose amino-acid sequence MAPQIRPLTPELQKLANEQLKEDPDRLEADLQAFKTWIEQQPHLNPRMDDQFLVAFLRGCKYSLERAKAKLDKFYTLKTKYPEYFRVTSTTEGKFREIHQTGAIIYLPTPLNETGPRIGIWRMGLCPVEKYHILEVMKVAQAMQEIAILEDDYANVNGVVFIMDMKDATAAHMFQMTPSMAKKMTVFSEEALPLRLKAQHFINTITGFEQIFNMFKPMMSKKMQSRLFVHGNKMDQLTEQIPLKYLPVEYGGENGTVPEILAAWEKKMDKYNDFFKENANYGTDESLRPGKPIDFEGLFGIEGSFRKLNVD is encoded by the exons ATGGCACCGCAAATCCGCCCACTCACGCCAGAGCTGCAAAAGTTGGCCAATGAGCAGCTGAAGGAGGATCCCGATCGTCTGGAGGCTGATCTGCAGGCATTCAAGACCTGGATCGAGCAGCAGCCTCATCTGAATCCGCGCATGGATGATCAGTTTCTGGTGGCCTTCCTGCGTGGTTGCAAGTACAGTTTGGAGCGGGCCAAGGCCAAGTTAGATAAGTTCTACACGCTGAAGACCAAGTATCCAGAATACTTTAGAGTTACCAGCACCACGGAGGGCAAGTTCCGGGAGATTCACCAAACGGG GGCAATTATCTATCTACCCACTCCCCTTAACGAAACTGGACCACGCATCGGCATCTGGAGGATGGGCCTGTGTCCCGTTGAAAAGTATCACATCTTGGAGGTCATGAAAGTGGCCCAGGCCATGCAGGAGATTGCCATTTTGGAAGACGACTACGCCAATGTTAATGGAGTAGTTTTTATCATGGACATGAAGGATGCTACTGCGGCGCACATGTTCCAGATGACACCATCGATGGCCAAGAAAATGACTGTGTTTTCCGAGGAGGCTCTTCCGCTGCGTTTGAAGGCACAACATTTCATCAATACCATCACCGGATTCGAACAGATATTCAACATGTTCAAGCCCATGATGTCCAAGAAGATGCAGTCACGTCTCTTTGTGCATGGCAACAAAATGGATCAGTTGACGGAGCAAATCCCATTAAAATATCTTCCGGTGGAATACGGCGGGGAGAATGGCACAGTGCCGGAAATTTTGGCCGCTTGGGAAAAGAAGATGGATAAGTACAACGACTTCTTTAAGGAGAATGCCAACTATGGAACTGATGAGAGCCTGCGACCGGGAAAACCCATTGATTTTGAAGGGCTCTTTGGAATCGAAGGTTCCTTCAGAAAGCTCAACGTGGATTAG
- the LOC108020201 gene encoding probable RNA methyltransferase CG11342: MDIRNNDPGAVQYGNFFNYYQFNSAPDRVKLLPDKDVWLPSLDGGESTGSIPYIVLDVGCNCGVFTQLLHKYLEERLQRSVKILGVDIDHRLIQRALDENESPENISYACVDVLDDDAFESVRSYLHTQNRQKFDAICCYSITMWIHLNHHDEGLQLFLRKLSNLAELLVVEPQPWKCYQKAEKRLKKAGEIFPLFLELKWRSDVELQIEKYLEDTLDRRKIFESTPTKWQRKICFYR, from the coding sequence ATGGACATTAGAAACAACGATCCCGGCGCCGTTCAATATGGCAATTTTTTCAACTATTATCAATTTAATTCAGCCCCGGATCGTGTAAAGCTACTGCCGGATAAAGATGTATGGTTGCCTTCCTTGGATGGTGGGGAATCAACCGGAAGTATTCCTTATATTGTCCTGGATGTGGGCTGCAATTGCGGCGTATTTACCCAACTGCTACACAAGTACTTGGAGGAACGTCTTCAGAGATCCGTAAAAATTCTAGGAGTAGATATAGACCATCGACTGATACAACGCGCCCTTGATGAAAACGAATCCCCGGAAAACATAAGCTACGCCTGCGTGGATGTCCTAGATGATGATGCCTTCGAATCTGTGAGAAGCTATCTGCATACACAAAATCGCCAGAAGTTCGATGCCATTTGCTGCTACTCCATTACCATGTGGATTCATCTTAATCACCATGATGAGGGTCTCCAATTGTTTCTGAGGAAGCTCTCAAATCTGGCAGAGCTTCTGGTGGTGGAACCACAACCCTGGAAATGCTATCAAAAAGCCGAAAAACGTCTAAAAAAGGCGGGAGAGATTTTCCCCCTATTTCTAGAACTTAAGTGGCGATCTGATGTGGAACTGCAGATAGAAAAGTACCTGGAAGATACCCTGGACCGAAGGAAGATATTCGAATCCACTCCCACAAAGTGGCAGCGAAAGATTTGCTTCTACAGATAA
- the DopEcR gene encoding G-protein coupled receptor 52 translates to MQEMSYLQDNSKIEALTKAVLISILGVAIVLSNLLIIATYANFKGPTEVINYYLLSLAIADLLCGLLVVPFSVYPALTGEWMYGDIVCRFTGYLEVTLWAVSVYTFMWISVDRYLAVRKPLRYETVQTKTRCQCWMVFTWISAALLCCPPILGYSMPIENNMTHICMLDWGNMAAYTVTLAILVLGPSLISIVHNYGYIFVMMRKIRSGEPIHDKEYATALAENLSNPSHMMSFALVFAFWVSWLPWILLRLYEVVTGYVIQSTLINFAVVWIGILNSFWKILIMTSMSPQFRIALRVFCLTICCKTKGRLQAELIGLDPDD, encoded by the exons ATGCAGGAAATGAGCTACCTACAGGATAATTCCAAGATTGAGGCCCTCACCAAGGCGGTGCTCATATCCATACTGGGCGTGGCCATCGTCCTGTCCAACCTCCTCATCATCGCCACCTATGCCAACTTCAAGG GACCCACAGAGGTGATAAACTACTACCTGTTGTCCCTGGCCATTGCCGATCTGCTGTGCGGTCTGCTGGTGGTGCCCTTCTCCGTATATCCCGCTTTGACTGGAGAATGGATGTACGGCGACATTGTGTGCCGCTTCACGGGGTATCTGGAGGTCACTCTGTGGGCGGTGTCTGTCTACACCTTCATGTGGATATCGGTGGATCGGTATTTGGCGGTGCGCAAACCACTGCGATATGAAACGGTCCAGACGAAGACGAG ATGCCAATGCTGGATGGTGTTCACCTGGATATCGGCGGCCCTGCTCTGCTGCCCCCCAATTCTGGGCTACTCGATGCCGATCGAGAACAACATGACGCACATCTGCATGCTGGACTGGGGGAACATGGCCGCGTATACTGTCACACTGGCCATTTTAGTCTTAGGTCCCAGCCTCATTTCAATCGTACACAACTACGGCTATATCTTTGTAATGATGCGTAAGATTAGGTCCGGCGAGCCGATACACGATAAAGAATATGCAACTGCTCTGGCTGAAAATTTATCGAACCCTAGTCATATGATGTCATTCGCATTAGTCTTTGCATTCTGGGTGTCCTGGCTGCCATGGATTCTGTTGCGTCTGTATGAGGTGGTCACGGGCTATGTTATCCAAAGTACTCTTATCAACTTCGCCGTCGTCTGGATCGGCATATTGAATTCGTTTTGGAAAATTTTGATCATGACCAGTATGTCGCCGCAATTCCGTATCGCTTTGAGAGTATTTTGCTTAACCATTTGTTGTAAGACTAAGGGCCGTTTGCAAGCAGAGCTAATCGGGTTGGACCCAGATGACTAG